The genomic interval TCTCTCAAAGAAATTACGGCTATGCAGTCGATTCTGAGGAACTACATCGACGAAGCCATCGAGGTCGAGGAGTCGGGGAAGAAGGTCACCTTCCAGAAGGCTTCAGAGCATCCGGTTCCTGAGGAGTTGCAAGCCAGGCTGGATGCAGCTCCGGAGCTGCGGGCGGCATTCGAAGCGCTCACGCCGGGACGGAGGAAGTCGTACATCTTTCATGTCTCGGGTGCGAAGCAGGTGAAGACGCGGGCAGCGCGGGCGGAGAGGTGTGTCCCAATGATCTTGAGCGGCCGAGGGTTCAACGAGCTCACAGATTGAACCCT from bacterium carries:
- a CDS encoding YdeI/OmpD-associated family protein; this encodes MKVPYAKKWQKETDKLRKIVLDCDLTEEMKWSKPCFTYQKKNVAIVIPLKDACALSFFKGALLNDPKRILQKIGEHTQAGRWIKFTSLKEITAMQSILRNYIDEAIEVEESGKKVTFQKASEHPVPEELQARLDAAPELRAAFEALTPGRRKSYIFHVSGAKQVKTRAARAERCVPMILSGRGFNELTD